Genomic DNA from Cheilinus undulatus linkage group 10, ASM1832078v1, whole genome shotgun sequence:
GGACCAGCCCTGTTCAGAGCCAGGATTGTTGATTGCAGGCTTCCCTGTAGGGTTTGATTACACTGATTTTACCGTTCATTCAAGCTTGAATTGCACAGAGCAAATTCTCGAAGGATCGGACATTTCTAATGACTCAAACATCCTCGGTACCGAATTTGTTGACAGCTTCCCAGCAGAGCCGTCAGCGTTAACCCGCTCCAGCAGCGACTCTTTAGCTAGCCCCTTTAACAAcacaaacccatcactgcaggTCGTTCATAACGTTACTGGAGCACGGATTAGAAAACCCGCTCAGAGTTTCATCATCATATCAGGGCGAGAAGGAGAGATAAGTGAGATATACTCGCCTGCCCCATCCACTTCCATTCCTCCACCATTGCTGGTCGCCATCTTGTCCGGTAAGACGCGCAGGCGCACTGGACTATTCACATAACGGTAGGTGGCAATATAGCCTCTTTGAGATGTTTCCAAACGACACCTGCCTCATTGTCGCCGTCATAGAGTGGATGCGTTTTTTTTCAGGAAGTAATGGTAGCAGTAGCCGAGAGACGTTACCGTCGAATAAAgggaaatatatttaaaaacgTCGATAAATCCTCGCTAGGTCCTACAGCTGCACGGTTCATGTTTCCCTGGGATCGTTAATGCGGGCGCAAACCGTGTGCGTCGAGATATTCGTCCGTGTCCGAGCTTGAAAGAGTTTTGTTTACAAGATGGAAGAATTTAAAGCTTGTAATCTGGACTACTTccctgaaaacattttaattgacGTGTTGTCGTTTCTGAGTGTAAAGGAGCTGGTGAGAGCTGGAAGGTAAGAGAACCTGCTGGCATATTTCCTCCTGTGAAACAGAAGTCAGAGTCAGCTCTGTCTTTGTTGTGACTCCAGTCTGCTGTTGTTTCTCTTTCTAGAGTCTGTAAGAGGTGGAAACGTCTAGTTAAAGACCAGAGGCTGTGGAGACTTGTCGACCTGACTGCATGGAAAGGGGTAAGACAGATTATTCCATGTAATGTGGCTTCAGCTCTCTGGTATTATTCCCTCTATaactcagtgtgttttttttcacgGGCGGAACACAGAGACACCTGTTAAACACAAACAAGTACAATAAAAATAACTCTAACCAACACAtcagctctctgtctctgaaaaCCAGAGGAATTATCACATTAGCTTAAACTACAATGACTGAATAGCTTATTTGTGggcttgtttttaaaatcagtgattTTACTTAGGGAAAGTATTGTACTTAACTGAATTTAAACAGCTTACAGtactataaatatatataaaataaattctTAAAGTTCAAATGAGTGGTCCAGCCTTAAAACTGGTCAGTAGTTTGGCTGTGGCCAGTGGAGGATAAAGCAATTTTGGGGCCCAAGGTGAACGCAAGCATGGGGCCCTCCACAGATATTGTTCCTCCTCTAAGTTGATCAAAAGAGAGAGCTACTTGCaacttcttcttttaataaataacAGTTAAAATATGTGTAAAAATTAGCCAGTGGAAGATTTAcgagtcggttaaactaattacctgtcatttttttataaacatgtgcttgaaatcccagtctatgatgctcttttaaatgagaaaagcactaagagagcgcagacctccgccattagccctatatCCCAATAGtgagaatcctttaaaaaattcctggatctatCCTCATGTgcccccccaccacggcattcgccgattcctccctccccagtggggtggaaacatggtgaggcaaagcattggcttcgctatgggtgccaacagatgcacccatggtctcaccggacaactgaaagtcatggcagagggtgaatattcctctattcctcctagCATTGTGAGATTTCTCGCTGcaattctctgtctttctctctgttacgctccaactcgtcttCTCGACTGGGCGTGTCtctcaaactctataaactccaaaactttgaatagaaacacacccaaaaatgctgctgggattgaagttactcatgtccgccatctcctggcgtaaagtggtaacagcgcagacctccgccattagccctatctcccaatagtaaagaagtCTTTAGcgaattcctggatccagacagtgagcCGGaccagtcccaaaatctaatcagttcttccttttgccatttctgccatttcttgAAAAGTCATGCTCAGTGGGTGGCTTGTAAGGtggatccaaagttcagttgagaccgcgATGTCAGTATGGAAGCCCCCCGTTGATTGGCTTTAGGAGCAGTTTGAGTACGCCAattgtaagcagacaactgacgtCAAATATGAGAAGTTAGCGGTTAGCATGTAGAAAGGCATAGTATTACATGTTTTAGAAGTAGAAGTAGAGTTGTGTGTgggctgttgagggttgaaTTCACCTGTAACTACTCAGCCgtagtgaaaagaggccacatatcaaagcaggatattaatctgcaaagaggaacgaaggctgacggagctagctgctaatgttagccatgctctACAGAGTATCAGGCTCATATTatacctgctgacacaatgaccccgtgatgaatttgactgttttcccAAATAGGAAATTAGACATACTGGGAACATCCTCGCTTGACATACAGGCTTAACAGTTAAACAAGTACACTTCCCATAGAAACTATGAAAATGTACTTTTCTGTGTTCCTTTTGTTCTTGTAATCTGTTTGAACTTTAATTTCTCTTCGCAGTCTtcttatgcttttatttttttatctttaactcTGTTGACTATTACTTAATTATGGctgttagttagttagtgaaGTTTATTTCGAACATGCCAGTttcgaaaaaaaaaacataacaatgAAAACATGGTCATGTCCCTTCagaagacacaaattttgaagagagagatgaaacaaaacaattacaaacCACCTAATGGTCAATATTAGGCTTCATGTTCGAAAAGATATTTTAGCGCCATTGACACATGTCCGATCATATTGAAGTTAAAATTTTATGCAGTACAAACCAAAAAGACTGTTATAACGCTATTTTATATAGAAATATCCTGGCAGATTTCATAATGTTTATTTAAGGactctaaatcaggggtgtcaaactcaaggcccgggggccaaatttGGCCTGTGATACCGTTAtacccggcctgcaagatcagatcatattttattgaaactggcccaccagtatgaggtctgcagatttcctacagtttaaaagtgcaaacttaaccttgatggtttaaaatatccttggtAAATCATAACAATATGAAGAATAAAGAGTGGAATCtattagattaaaagtcaggaaggagggaaaataaattaatttgtgatttttctttttatttcatattccgACCTTTTGATCtctaaatgttttactttttatatcatattttgacctttgaaacctGTGGTTCCCAACTTGGGgttcgggacccccttggggagGTGCCAGGGATCTATGGGGGGgcatgaggctttgtctgctccgaggttgtcaaaattagagtTGCAAATGTTAAGTAAATCATGATAAAGCActtaataaacattttataaaatggTTTTTCAGCAGCGAAACACTTAAAATCAATGTTTCCAGGGAAAAgtgtttgggaaccactgttttaaactcatgattttgattttcacATGTATTCTCCTTTTAGAATATGATTCtgcctttaaattttgtgttttaccCTGTTGAACTAATAaggtgacttttttttcttagatttcAAACCTTTAAActtgtcattttgtctttttaatcttaaaatgattaatcatcgtttttttattttttcatatttcattactggtgaaaatgaggttgacccTAATAGGCTCCCAGGTTGGAGCTAAATTCAGTATCCAGTCCCCGCTGTGATTGACTTTAACACCTCTACACCAAATGGTTCGGCCCTCAGGACGTCCTATTGGAGCGAATCTGGCCCTggactcaatatgagtttgacacccctgctctaaatggACAGACCTTACAGCTGCATGAATACTTAGTTtgcatgtttatttaaataaaaatgccagttcactcaaagaaaaaaaagttccattttaggtttctttcttcttttttggtcatgttttatCACCTAAAAGCCCTCAAACATTGTCCAACATTACGCCGCCATCAGAGGCCACAGGATCATGAgggagagggacagagagggaaATTTCTTAAACACACCGCCCCTGTCAGACATGACAAACAGTaaaacagcagtgtttctgCACTGTTTTCTTATTTGGTTTTGGGACTAAATGAAGTTGCTAGTTTTGTTTCGTGGAccttttgttgcatttgttcacattttcaGACTATATGACAGAAAAGACAGCACACACCGTGAGATTGATTTATTTCCGGTTTTCCTCAAACTAAAGGGCTGGTTTCTGTTTCTCTGAATCTGTGAGCCGTTTCTGCTGATGAACAGAGGAGAATTCAAGATTTTCCTCTTTCTATCAGTCTGCAACATGATGAACTTGACATaatatttcacacttttaatGGGTGTATTAAGCCCCTTAAATGACCAATGGCCAGAATACTGGCTGGGGCCCTTAGTAACCTGGGGCTCCAGGAGATTGCCTGCCTTTGGCTAATGGTACAGTCTGCCTCTGGCTTTGACTAACAATGgtcagtagcacatagagaaagggaatgattccacattacatctacaacagctgttttttctgttcttgtttcttgctttttccacttctgttgaAACCCCTCCAAATCAAGTTAAGAATCATAATTTTATAATGAATTCAGGGTTTGACCTTTTCCCAGCAAATCAGCTGCAAAGATGACAgtctgaaaacaacaaagacacacCTTATCAGAGATTAATGTTCACGAGGAACTGGAAACACCGGATCCACAGCCTCATTTCTAACAGGCCACAGGtctgtaaagtgatttaaaatgttgcagTAGTTATAAATCTTGCCTTTGCACCAGGCTTTTCGCGcagagatacactatatggacaaaagtattcagccgcctGGCCATTACACCAActgggactgtaatgacatcgTATTCAGATAATTTAATTTGGAGTTCACGCCCTTCTGCAGCTcaaacagcctccactcttcctggGAGGCTTTCCACAGATTTTGTAGTGGTTCTGTTtgaatgtgtgtccattcattctgaggcgggcctcccctggggggcgccacagagcttcaggggaggcgtggaaccataaaccaaaaaaaagttgatttgctttgcgaacctctgctgtgcatggagcaaaatggataaacttatagttactatagggactatgctatagagcagagtcactcaaccaaagagctaaaattgttgaaaaatacctttgcaagagccacaatctaagagatgaaaagtggcaaaaaacggcttaaagtagcaataaaaataggttaaaggtggcaaaatggtcaaaaggcagcaaaaaaggggtgaaaaggggtaaaaattgggagaaaaagtggaaacggtcagaaagttgcagaaatgggtgagaagtgacaaaaaaataagtggaaagtgacttaaatgggcaaaaagcagtcaagagtggcaaaaatgggcaaaaaagaggaaacaagtggtatgtaatggcaaagggtagtttaaatggacaaaaagtggaaaaaaggcatTAATGGCATTATagctgaataagagggaaaggcagatgtttaaggacatttgccaaccaaaatatccaaaatatattaatgttaaaaattttaaaagattagacattaatgtttgaaatgttgttgtttaattttttttcagtttgaatcctttttgtgggtgggggtccaccgaatgaataatttcttcttaggggaggctcactctcacacactttgaaatcccctgctgtagagcatttatgctCTACAGCAGGGGCACTggactgctccacagtccagtgccGGTGTGCTTTACTCCTCTCTatctgacgcttggcattggacttggtgatgtgatgcttgcatgcagctgttaccatggaaacccattcatgaagctcctgctgcaggttcagtgtttacattaatgccagtggaagttcagaactatgcagctatggaatcagcagagacttggagacttttacacaccatggaccttagcagtcgttgactctgctctgtgattttactcttcatagctgagttgctgttgttcctaaactcttccactttctaataatatgtataaaaaagaaaataaatatgtatgataaaaaaaaaacaaatatcttgACTAGTATCATGTTGAAGTTTAAATTCTGATATTGTGACAACCCCTCTCACAGCTACTGATCCAAACcactgtctctctcttctctaCCTCTACTCTAATGCCATGGACTATCCGTGGTGTTTTAGGTGACATCCCGTATTCTCTGGCTCCTGCTGCGTCAGTACCTTGGGTGTGGACTGAGGTACCTACGGTTGCGGGGCTTGCTGCTTTCAGCCCGAGGTGGCATATTCCTCTCCGAGTCCTGGCTCAAAGCTCTGTCTTCAAAGTGCCCTCGCCTGAGCAAGCTCTACCTCCTCCATGCAGACCTGAGGAGCCTGCCCGGTTGCCAAAGTCTACCTCCGTCTTTGCAGACACTGGAGCTGCATGGGTGTGAGCTGCCTAGAGAGTTTTTTGACCAGACTCCTCCTTCACCTGTGTCTTCTCAAGCAACATCGAGTGTTGGCACTCAGCAGAAAAGCGGGGATCAGGAAGGGAAAGAGCTCGACTCTCCATCAAGGATTGGTATCGAGAGGTTAGTCCTTAACAATGTGCCCTCTTTCACGGACCAGCATCTGCAGAGTCTGACATCCTGGGAGAGGCTCAGTCGATTGGAGCTGAAAGACACCTTTCGTGTGACGGCTAATGGGCTCAGGAGCTGCGCTGCCAAGGATGGTGCCCTCGGCGTGGAAGGGCTTTCAGGTCTCAAGTGTCTGGAGATAGGCATCACTGGGCGGCAAGGCTACCAGTTACAGATGGCCTCCCTCGGACTGGGATCAGGATGGCTCGGCCTGGAGGAGCTGAGCCTGGGCGGTAAGGAGGTGGGGCCGGGCTTGCTCTGCGCGAGCCGTCTGAAAGACCTAAAACGTCTCTGCCTGTGGGCCTGCACGCTCAGTGAGATGCAGATAGTGCGGAGCTGCAGGATGCTCCGTGGGCTCCGCAGGCTGGAGTTTCTGGACGTTGTCTTCCAGCCTCGGCAGTACCCGCTCGcggcagaggaggagggggacgCTGGTAGAGAAGAGCAGGAGAATGAGGAGGTTGCAGGTGAAGATAACAGAAACGAGGAgaacaaaacacctgatatgAGCGATCCTATTCCAAGTTTACATCGCTCACTGGCTGTCTTATTGCCATCCTGCACTCTAGTTTTCACAAACTGCTCTGTTCAGATCAGTACAGACTAATGTATGGATAACATGAAAAAGTATTACAATAGTTATGTAATAAATACTCTGATTTTATTATTGAGAATATTTAGGCTAAAGAAACATAATTTATCGTATTAGAAGAAAACCAGCTGAAAGATTTTTGCAGACATTTTCTCATTAAGCATTCAGCCATCATCACCAGCTAGGAGAGGAATACTCACATGTATCTTAGGAAGTTTGCCTCCTAGATAAGGGAAATCTAGAATACATTCAGGGCCTTCATTCACTGACTTCCATGTCTGTATTGAGAGGATATAtttgaactattttttaaaagactACTTTAAATGGAGCTATATATTGTGGTAAAGTACCCAGCATTTTACAATAATAACTGCCAGTGTTGAGAGTTTTCACTCAAGTCTGGTACATGCAGGAAAAAATAACCCATAAGcatagtttttaaacttaatgaGAGTGTGGATGAACTGTATAACTTTGAATGTTAAACTATAGAAACATACACAGGTGCTGTAAACAAATGCACATAACTGGAGTGTACTGCCGGCTGTGATCCACCTGTTTCCTGTTCTTTTTTAACAGTGTATAcgttaaaaacatttcagttacCAGCAGGTGTTTGAGTATTGTTGCAAagaccaaacaaaaaaatgcaattgaTCTTTGTCAGGTTTTTATGGTCCGTAACTTTAGTAGTTTTCCTaacaagatttttaaaattgaataaGAAGGAGGAATGAATGAGGAGGAACATCAGTGATCTTTGTTTTTCACATGAATTGTGTTTCTCaatccagtttaaaaaaaaaagtgaagctgttaatgagatgtttttaaataaacttattttgaaCAATCAGCTCTTGAAGAATTGGTCGGCTGTAATTTTAACTCAAACTCAAAtgtgctttattggcatgaacaaatgtttcatgttattGCCAAAGCATtacatagaaaaataaacaaattaaattgataaaataacagcattttaaaaaataattacaactATATTACAGAACAGAGCAAAATAATAGCTATAGAATTTACATGTATGCTATTACACCTTTTGATTTAGTTTTATACATTGAggaataaatatatatgtatattttgcatgtaaacatatttaTAGAACAATGAATTAATAATCAGAGTCTTATActaaataataatatcttgtaTAGAAACTTGTCTAGCTGTGTGACATGCTGTAACATTCTCAGCTGACAGTTTTACCACTGAAATTTTCTCTTCAAGAAGGATTTGAATTGGTCTCTTACTGGGGAGGGCAGCAAAGCCTGGGATTATATCATTACATTTAGGGAAATAAATTTCTCAAactctttcatttcttgcacaGTTTATTAGAAAATGGATCTCTGTTTCCACCTCTCCTGTCTGACACTGGCTGCAGACTCTCTGAGatctttctgtccattttttctTATGCCGTCATGTAATTTTATcatactaataaaaaaaatcagaaatcaaTTTTGAGTAAAAACTCACCACTTATTGACAATCTGCACATTTCAATGTTATTCATTCTAAAGGTGATGTGAAAATCACAAATTAGCTATTATAAATTATAGGTTCTCCTAAAAGTGTGTTTCGTTTTTTGCAGACCATACATACATTCACAAACAATCAGTCCACAGAGAGAGGCGCTCATTGGCTCATTGACCCCCTCATGTGGCCGCTCCAGGTATGACACACCAAGAACAACAGCAGATAAAGGGAATAAATACACCAGGGCGCACTGCAGGAAACACTGTAAGCAATAACAAATTAGTGGAATTTCTCAGTCtcattaattttaaatttatctGAAACTGAAATAACTGTGAATGAATAAACACAAAGACATTTAGTAAATGAATTGGTTTTTTGATTTGCACAAAATCTTTGTCTATCTTTATATCTATATTTGATTTCATAACAAATACTTCcaattgttttaaataaaaacctcagatttacttatttatttatttagtttaggCGATGAATTTATGCTTTCCCAACCCAAATGTACAAAATTTTTAACggctaaaattaattaaatgaaaaacGTTACAGTTTGGACCCTCATTGGAACAAAATATACGACAGCACTAACAGACAGGACAGAACattgtgaggaggaggatttaaaCCTGTTATTTCACCCTATTTGTTGTGATAAATGCAGGCAACCAGAAACACAGAGGAAGCAGTGAGGGGGGCTTTTATACGAGTAAatttggaggggaccctcctgATGTTCTCTTAACCTTTAAAACACTTGACAACTCGGACtcttttttgctacttaaaaGCCCTCAGTCAGGCCTTCTGCTTCTCTTCAGAGGAAATGACGAGGGGAACGGGGGAAAGGGGCGGGCCAAATCTTGAGAAGCATCAGTTTAAACCACTCACACGCGCCTCCTTGGAAAAATTCTGGCCAATGGGAGCCCTCTGTGTTCAACACACCGACCAATCGTGTTAGAGCAGCGGAGCTTTTTGAAAACGTTGGCGGCGGAGAAAACAAGAAGCTAGCGCTTTCATCGACATTTAAACATTCATACCACAGTACTTCCCAAGATGCAGGTacggttttttttttcaacttttgttACAAAATAAGAAAGGGTAACACGGACGATTCTAACAAGCTAAATGTAAATCGTTAAATTAGTCAGAAGTTTGGAGCGAGACTGCCAACGTTAGCAGTGTGTTCGGAACTTCCCTGAGCTAACAGCTTTAGCATGGAGCTGTCTGGTGTTCAGTGATGAATAGAAGTATAAAAACTGTGTTTAGAAAAAGGAGAGGGCCGCTTTTCTGTAAAATACATTCACTAGCTGTTTAGGTTGTTCGTTGTTTACACCCAACGAGGGTTCAGAAACCATGTTAACCTACCATAACAGTGGCCTAACTGTGCTGTACCGGTATTGTTTTTTCAAGTGGAGAACGAGCTAGCCTTTTATCCACAGCAGctaatatgaaaatataaaatataaaaatggtttaaagggaGGATTTAGTGAAATATTCTGACCTCAGCAGTGAAGTTTAAAAGTTAAGGCAGATCCATGTGTAGCATTGATATCTTACATCCTACATGTCTGTCAATATAGAGCTTAACATCTTCAGATATCTAAATAAAGAACTTAAATTATTACATTTATCATCTTATTTAAAACAGACCTACGTTTTTGGGGGTTGACTTACAGTTATTAATTAAATGCCGCGTATTTAAAGCTGTTAATTATTTTAAGTTGTAAATACAATAGAggcaacaaaatataaaatatttaccaTCCAGTTGTGCATGCAAAATTCTTGAATTTACTTTGAATTGTAGAGATGATGTCAAATCTCCTACCAGGTTGTACCGACAAAGACACCTCTTACAATAAGGTTAAATGCTATTGCTGTTTTGGATGTACTGTGGAAATAATCTCTTACTGTATGCTTCTGTCTGTCAGGTGTAGTTAAATCTAAAATACTGGCCCTCTACAGAGCTTACTGCTTCTCTTTTGGActattagtttttattttgaactcagtaattcattttaaaattaggCCAAGTAAAATACTGCCCCCCCCCATATATACAAAGGTGAAAGtaaaatttctgattttaaaatctacTTAAAGTTAAAGAATTCCTGAAAAACAGTCAGATACGGTAACATGGTTCAATGTAATTATTTACTTAATTAGACAGACACAATAGATCTACGCTAAAGCAAGGAGCCaggttttaaattaaaatatgaaatgctACAGTGGCCTCCAAATGCATAACATGTGTAAAGGCAACTgaggaaaatatttttatgattaaacatttttaaatgtttcagattgcATTAGACTCGACCATGAAAAGACAAGAATAAGCTAGAGCACCCTAAGGAAACACAGAATTGTGACTGACTGAGccgtttgtttttatttctttacagaatAAGGAAAATTATGAGCCTCGAGGTTTCCAAGGAACGGTGAGATTCGATCATTTTAAATAGGGCTGCatggtgtttgttttttgttggtatcctttatttacaaattaattttagccgaTATCGACACTGAAATATAACTTCAGACCTTAAACTACAGTTCTTAGATTACGCTTCAAAGTTTAAGggtgaacaaagaaaaaacttctGTCACTGGAACACACATGGAAAGGTTTCAGCTGTAGACATCttaagatagatagatagatagatagatagatactttactGATCCCAAAGGAAATTCAAAACTCCATAGACATATTTCCTAGAGATGCACCAATTGTGAAAATAATGGTGAATTCCAATGTTTTTTTCGatacttcttttggtgtaaaacTCCTAgcatgccaacattttctcacaTCTGGCCATGGCCTCAGATTAGAGTTTATCCAACAGGTCGCAGTTTTAACCTAATTTCATCCAGCAGTTAGATGAATCAAATGCAGATATAAAATCGATTGGAAGCAACAGATAAACACTGATGACTGGTGTTCACGCCACATGATTTAGGCTGTGgttgatatttttaaacagggctgatatggactgatactgatgttaaacttatgcatctgtgcatccccaTTATTTGTATGTAAGGCTGTAAAGCTTTTGTATCCGTTGATACAATAATTAAAGTAATTTCTTGAATACAAGTCACCCTTGGCAAAGTCCACAACATGCAGTTTCTGTACAGCTGTGTCGCCCTCTTTACCTGTTTTCACTAGAGCTGGgagaaaaaattgatacagcattgtattgcaatattttgtctgttgatatatcgtatcgtctCCTCCatcaagtattgattttttttaagattaattgctaatatgaactgaagtctatgataatggggaaaaaaa
This window encodes:
- the LOC121516531 gene encoding F-box/LRR-repeat protein 12-like — its product is MEEFKACNLDYFPENILIDVLSFLSVKELVRAGRVCKRWKRLVKDQRLWRLVDLTAWKGVTSRILWLLLRQYLGCGLRYLRLRGLLLSARGGIFLSESWLKALSSKCPRLSKLYLLHADLRSLPGCQSLPPSLQTLELHGCELPREFFDQTPPSPVSSQATSSVGTQQKSGDQEGKELDSPSRIGIERLVLNNVPSFTDQHLQSLTSWERLSRLELKDTFRVTANGLRSCAAKDGALGVEGLSGLKCLEIGITGRQGYQLQMASLGLGSGWLGLEELSLGGKEVGPGLLCASRLKDLKRLCLWACTLSEMQIVRSCRMLRGLRRLEFLDVVFQPRQYPLAAEEEGDAGREEQENEEVAGEDNRNEENKTPDMSDPIPSLHRSLAVLLPSCTLVFTNCSVQISTD